In Thiothrix unzii, the sequence ACACCGCACTGCTGGTGCGCGCCCATTACCCACAAGCCATTTGTCTGGATATTGCCACGCCTTCCAAAGTCAACGCACTCAATGAAGCCGAGCAATACATCACCAGTTGGCCGGTGTTTTACATTGATGCAGACACCCGCTTATCCCCCGACGCGATTCAAGTAATTAGCACTGCAATGCAGGACGGTAAAACCTTACTCGCCGCTCCCGAACCGATGATTGATACGCGCTTGTCGTCTTGGAGTGTGCGCCAGTTTTACCGAGTTTGGCTGCAATTACCCTATATCCGCGATGGCGTGGTAGCGACATGCAGCTACGTGATTAGCCAAGCCGGACATCAGCGTTTCACGCGATTCCCCAGTGTAATTAATGATGACGGTTTTGTGCGTTGCCAATTTGAGCGCGGTGAACGCCGTAATATTCCGGGGGCGCAAATTTTTATTAGTGCGCCCCGCAACCTCAGTTCGCTGATTAAAATCAAAACACGCGCACGCCTCGGCAACCAACAACTCGCGGCTGCCAAACTGTGTACTTGTGCAGAAAAAAAGCCCTACTCGCGAATTTTGCGTGAAAAATTATTCAGCCGGGAAGCCGTCCCTGTACTAATCTATCTAGCGATTACGCTGGTTATCCGTGTGAGGGCCGCATGGCAGTACCGCAATGTACAAACGTACCAATGGGAGAAAGATCAAACCTCCCGCACCACCGCAGCCGGTGAGTGATTATTTTAATTGATCGAGAAAATACGACCGTTTGTGTGTTTTTAGCTACAGACAAGCTATAAATGGTCTATATTTAAAAGCAGTTTTTACAGCCGCCGAGTGTCATAAATCGGCTGTATTTCTACTTTTTGTTTAAATAACAAAGGGATGATGCATCCCTTGGCGTAGTTAGTGGCGCGTTAATACTCACACAAGCTGTTGCTTCCCCACAACAGCCTAGTATGATGTGCGCACTGAACAAAGTGACAATAAAATCCATGATGGCTAAGGCGCGGTCATCAGCAGAGGATAACGGTTGAATGGAAAACATTAAGGTAGACAAAAAAATCAGCTCAGAGTTCATCTACCGCATTGCGGATACCCTCATTATTTTGGGTATACTGATTCTTGCTTCCTTGTACTCCAAAGCATACAACATCGAAGGCTACTGGGCCGCTGGCTTTGGTGCATCGCTGTTGTTCGGCTTTGTAGGACGCTTCACCGAAATTTACACCTCTTGGAGTGGTAGACCCTTCCTGCGCGATGAAGTCATTCGCATTATTGTGACTTGGTTAACCACCTTTTTGTTCCTGATCTTTGTCATTTTCACCGTAAAAACTTCCGCAGAATTTTCACGTTTCGTGCTGATTAGCTGGTTGGTGGTTACGCCTGCACTGCTGATTCTCAACCGTTATGCCCTACGCGCCTTACTCGCCAGCCTCAAGCGGGTAGGCATTAATAACCGCACCATTGCGATTGCGGGGATCACTGAACAAGGAATTCGCTTTGCGCAATCACTGGAACGTCAGCCCGACTCAGGCTTCCAGATCGCCGGTTTTTATGATTTAGAAGACAACACCTGCACCACAAAATTGCCCGACTCTTTCGCCTGCATTGGCAATCAGGCGGCAATGATCGAAGCAGCACGCAACGGCGAATGGGATCAAATTTATCTCGCACCTAATGCCACCCAACAAAGTGCCTCGTTAGGTCTGATCAATAAACTATCCGAAAGCATTACCCCTATCCGCTTAATTCCCGATAATTTCATCAACACCCTGATACATACCCGCTATCTGGAAATCGCCGATACACCGGTACTGTGTATCTACGACTCCCCTTTATCAGCGCAACACGCTTTCATTAAGCGCATCGAAGACGTGTTGGTAGGGCTATTGATTTTAGTGCTGGTCGCGCCGCTGATGCTGATCATTGCCACCATTATTAAGCTGACTTCACCCGGCCCTGTACTGTTCAAACAAACACGCCACGGCTTACGCGGGGAAAAGTTCCAAGTGCTAAAATTCCGCACCATGACCGTGTGTGAGAATGGCAGTGACATTAAACAAGCCACCCGCAACGACCACCGCATTACCCGCATCGGCGCGTTCTTACGCAAAACTTCACTGGACGAACTGCCACAGTTTTTGAATGTATTGCAGGGCAATATGTCGATTGTCGGGCCGCGCCCCCACGCTGTTGCCCACAATGAGGAGTACCGCCAATTGATTCCGGGGTACATGCTGCGCCACTTGATGAAACCGGGCATTACCGGATTAGCGCAAGTCAACGGCTGGCGCGGCGAAACTGATACGCTGTTCAAGATGCAAAAGCGCGTCGAATATGACATGGAATACATTCATCGTTGGAGCTTAGGACTGGACATTAAAATCATTCTGGTCACTGCATTCAAAACGTTGCATGATAAAAATGCATACTAACCCCAGCGTGTCGCCGTGAAACTGGAGCAACTCACTTTTACCCGCTATATCGCGGCACTGAGCGTGGTCTTTTTTCACTACGGCGCACAGATTTTCCCAGCCAATATCCCTTGGTTGAATCCGATCCTTGCCGCTGGCCCGATTGCCGTCAGTTACTTCTATGTGCTTTCCGGGTTCATTATGGCAATTGCCTACTACCGCCCTGGCAACACCGCACCCTTTAAAGGCGGACGCTACTGGTTGGCACGCTTTGCCCGCATTTACCCTATTTACGTCTTGGCACTGTTACTCATGATTGGGGCAAAAATTAACGGTGCTGGCAGCGACGCACTCACTGTTTCACTCAGTTTGAGCATGTTACAGGCATGGGTTCCCGGTTATCCGCTGACCTTAAACGCGCCCGGCTGGTCGATTTCCGTGGAAATGTTTTTCTACCTTTGCTTTCCATTGCTAATGCTGGTGGTTAAACGCCATCACTTGCCTTGGTTAACGCTGGGCATGGCGGGCTTATGGCTGGTGACGCAAATTCTCCATACCAGCTTGCTAAATACCGCAGGCTATCAAGCTTTTAGCCCGTTGCATGACTTTATTTATTACCACCCGGTCATGCATCTCAGCACCTTTTTGATGGGCTTTGTTGCAGGTGTGTGGTTACGTCTTGGCAAGTTTCAGTATTTCGCGCAAGCTGGTGTCAACGCCATCAGCCTGATAGCCGTGTTAAGTGTTACCCTGCTGCTATTGGCGTGGCGCGAAACCTTCATTAACACAACCGGCATCGCAGTGGATTACACCAACGGGCTGATTGCACCGCTCTTTATTAGCCTTATTGTGTTACTGGCGATCAATACATCAGCATTGCGCGATTGGCTCAGTCATCAATGGCTGGTATTACTGGGTGAAGCGAGTTTTTCGCTCTATATCCTGCAAAAACCACTGCACGGCATTTATGAAAGCCTTGTCGGTCGCTGGTTAGACACCGGCAGTGCGAGCTATTTTTACCTGTTTATCATCCTACTAACTGTCGCAGCTATCGTGTCTTTTCAATGGATTGAGACCCCATTCAGACGCTTTATCAATGCATTTGGCAGTTCATCCGATAAATCTGGTGAGAGCCGTCACCGAAAAGGCAGACTTACCTAACAAGCTAATGAACTAGGAAGGCGGAAGTAATGAAATATTCAGCTCATATTCATCAACAAGATTGTCAGCCAAATGGCACAAGACTTGCTACAATCCTGATTAATGCAACGTTGTTAACTAATTAGATGCTTCCGTGCTGCGTTAATACTGAAACTTTACCAAATATTTAGACGTACCCGACCATGCAACAAGACAAACACAATACTTCACATAATCGTGGCAATCATCCCCAGCGTCTTGAGGCGAAACCTCAGGACACACTTGATCTGCGTGAGTTCTGGAAAACACTGGTACGACACAAACGCATGATCCTCGTGATGAGTGGTGCAACGTTAGCCTTAGCCCTATTGTTCACTTTGGGGTCTAAGAACGTCTACCGCGCCACAGCCACCCTACAAATCGAACGCGAATCCACCAAGGTCATGAATTTCGACTTCCTCGAACTCAGTGGTGACATTCGCGACACCCGCGATTTTTATCAAACGCAGTTTGAGCTGATCCGCAGCCGTGCCTTGGCTGCTCAAGTCATTAAAGACCTCAAACTGGACGATAAATTATCCAGTACCTCGCCGCTGACATCCGTAAAACAATGGCTGGGCATCGCCAGCAAACCAACAGAACCCAGCGCGTTAGAAAATGCTTTCTTGGAAAACCTGAGTGTTGAGCCAGTAAAAACCTCACGTTTAGTGTTGGTACACTACGATTCATCCAACCCCGAACAGGCTGCACAAATCGCCAATGCGGTTGTTGCCACCTTCCAAAAGATGAACACCGAGCGGCGCATCAATACCACTGATGATGCAAAAACCTACTTGGAAGCCAGTGTCAAAGAATCTAAGGCGAAACTGGACGAATCCGTACAGCGTTTGGATACCTACTCCAAAGAAAACAGCATCATTATCGTCAATGATAAAATTGAAACCACCACTTCGTTGCAACTCAACAATTTGGCGGCAGATTTGCAAAAAGTTGAAAAAGACCTCGCTGAAAAAGAGAGCATCTACGCTATTCTCTCAGACAAAACCAAACCTATGACCGAGCGCGTAGGTGCTTTGCAAGAAAACGTGGCATACATCCAAACCCTGCTTAAAAATTTGGACGATCTTAAAGCACTGAATGCCAAAGCCCCCAATGCCAACCTGCGCAAACAAATTCGCCAACGCGAAGACGAAGTTGAAATGCATATCAACGTCAAGCGCGGTGCATTACCCGGCGAGATCGAAAACCTCAAAAACAATAAAAGAGCTTTTCTTGAAAGTGAAGCTAAAGCCAAAGCCGCAGCCATCCAAGAACAGGAAAAATTCATCGCTTACGGCACATTGCGCCGTCAAGTAGAGATCAATCAGGAACTCTACCAAGACTTATTCAAACGTCTGAACCAAGTCAGCATTGCTGGCGGCATTGCAGCCAACAATATTGCCATTATTGACGATGCCCAAGTGCCGTTGAAAAAGTTCAAGCCCAACTTACTGACTAACCTCTCGTTTGGCGCATTGCTGGGTATGCTATTAGGTATTTCTGCTGCATTCCTGCGTGAGTTCATGGATGACACCGTGAAAAATGCCAACGAACTGGAACGCATTTCTCAACTGGCGATTCTGGGTGTCGTGCCTGAAGTATTGAACAACACGCCGAGCCAGTTAGCGCAACTCACCATCAAAGAACCGAAGTCCAGCGTTGCCGAAGCATTCCGCTCATTACGCACCGCAATGCGCTTTGTACTGCGCAACGATAACAGCGTGGTGTTTGTCACCAGTGCGTGCGCAGGTGAAGGCAAAAGCACCACCGCCACCAACCTTGCTTGCGCTTATGCCAATGCAGGCAGCCGGGTATTGCTGATTGATGCGGATTTGCGTAACCCATCGCTGCATCGCACTCTGGATGTTCACGCCACCACGGGCTTGGCTGATTACCTGCAAGGCAATATTGATACCAGCGAACTGGTACAAGCCACCGCGTTTAGCAATTTGAGCCTGATCCCCGCTGGGAAACTGCCGGAAGATCCTTCCGAGTTGTTATCGTCACCTAGCATGAAAGCGTTGCTGGCTACCGCACGCACCGAGTATGACCACATTCTCATTGATGGCCCGCCGGTGTTAGGCTTGGCAGACGCATTGGTATTAGCTTCACTGGCGGATACTACCTTGATCGCAGTCCGTGCCGAAAACACCCGCATGGCAGCCGTCACCAACGCCTTAAAACGTTTGCGCCAAGCCAATGCCAGCCTGTCAGGGTTGCTGTTGAACCGCGTGGCACTGCATCGTGGTGGTAGCTATGGCTATGATTATTCCAATTACTACTACAATGATGATAAACAAACAGAAGCTGGAGCGGCGAAAAAAGGGGTTGTTACCACCTTGCGCAGCCTCAAATTACTGTAATCATTCATTGATCCGCGTAGAATAGCGCGATTAAAAATTACAGGGGATAACCCATGTCAATCGCGCTTACTTTTCACATTCTTGCCATCGTCATTTGGGTCGGTGGCATGTTTTTCGCTTACATGGCCTTGCGTCCAGCCGCCGCTTCGGTGCTGGAACCGCAACAACGCCTTACCCTGTGGTCGGCAGTTTTTGCCCGCTTTTTCCCATGGGTATGGTTAGCGGTCATTAGCATTCTCGCTTCTGGTTACTGGATGTTATTAGGCCCGTTTGGTGGCATGGCTAACGCGCCAATATTCGTCCACATTATGAACGGCTTAGGCTTACTAATGATGGCTATTTTCGCCTACGTTTACTTCGCACCGTATCGTCAATTGCGCCAAGCCGTGTTCGGAATGCGCTGGCAGGAAGGCGGCAAAGCCCTCTCCTCTATCCGCACCTTGATTGGCCTCAATCTCAGCATTGGCCTGATTACCATTGCAATTGGTGCTGGTGGTAAATATTTCCTATGAGCGATGTCTTGCGCTTACAAGATACCGGTGTCGCGCCCGTCGCGGCACTGCTCGCCCGCTATGGCTTGCAACTGGAACTGGTTCCCGCTGCAACCGCCATTCCCGGTAGTTACTGGCACGAAGAAGAAGCCGGAATCATCGGTTTGAAAGTGTTGGCGAGACTCGATACCCCGCTGCACTCGATACTCCACGAAGGCTGCCACACCATCTGCATGGATGACGCACGCCGCGCCACCTTACACACCGATGCGGGTGGCGAAACCGATGAAGAAGACGCGGTTTGCTACTTACAGATACTGTTAGCTGCGCACATCCCCGCGATGGGCAGTGCGCGAATGCTGCAAGACATGGATACGTGGGGCTACACTTTTCGGCTCGGTTCGGCGGCAAACTGGTTCAACCAAGATGCCGATGATGCGCGTCAATGGCTGGTTCAACACGACTTACTCAGCGCGGATAATCACATCCACTTCACCTTACGCCACTAACCATTCAGCCACACCCCGCAACCGCTTGACGGAACTGCATGACAATAACCGTGTCGAAGCATATAATCGCGCATTCAACAGCTTTTGCTACACAGTTTCGGGGGCGACTTGGCTTCGACGTGGATCACAAAGTCTGGGGAGCATGTAGTGGATGTGGTGACCACTTAAACACTAGTCACAAACAATAGTCGCAAACGACGACTCTTACGCTCTCGCCGCTTAATAACCGGTAGATAGCTGTCTGATCGCTACTGTGCTTATGCAGTACGAATATTCAGGCATCATCCAATCATAAGATCGTGCGGGAGGCTCGCCCAAGGCCAAACCACTAAACAGTATTGGGAAAGCTCGTGAGCAGCCTGTCAGTTGGCGGCAATCGGGTTAAATAAACGACTGACTAAACATGTAGTAGCCTTCAGATGGAGGGTTTGCGGACGCGGGTTCAATTCCCGCCGCCTCCACCAAATTAAGCCTTCTAAGCAACCACTTAGAGGGCTTTTTCATATCCAAACTTACCGCGCACATTTATCACTAAACAATCGAATTAACTTGTGCTAGATTTCCGATTAGTCGTCAATCTTTGACCACACCCCACAACAGCACACCAATCATAACAACGCGCACCCGACCCTATGCTGGTCTCGCTATGACACGGTAGGGCGGTAGCGTGTTTAGGATTCAGATGATGTACAAGGACTGGGTGGTGTACGCCAAACCCTGTGCTATGTTTGACCACAATCGGGGTAGCAGGCGGTGAAAAGGCAATGGAAAAGCAGCAGTTGGTGTTAAATAATCGGGCAGTATGGGCTAACGTAGCGAAAGGCTGTAAAAGCAATCCCCTTATAGATAAAGTGTGGGACTCCGTAGCACGCGGTTCCGTCCAACAAGACATGTATGCCCGGTGCTATCGCACACGGCATAAAATGCTTTAACGTTATGTGATCTATAAAAATCAATAGGCAATATACTTGAGCAAACGGAAATTAATAAAAGGAGAAAAGCATCATTGGTGGCCCAAAGGTCTCTCAAAAAATTGGGGGGATGAGAGAGGGTTAGTTCATCGAATCGATTGGAGCGGCAAGGAGGTTACATCAAAACCGAAAGAATTTGGACAAATATCAGATGGGCATAACATCTTGTTTGATGTTGACACCCCTTGGAACTCAACAATAGAGCACTTCTTTGATGAACCAGATAAAAAATTCCCAAAAATAGTTAGGTGGCTGGAGTCAATTAAACGAGACTGCAAAGACATCAACGCATCGGAAATTTCTCTTTCTACTGATCAAATAGAAGATAATAATTTTGACGTTACTAGAGAGTGTTTAATTTCGTTAATAGTCCGCTCACCTAAATACAGGAATGCTCAAGCCGCCTTTGTTGAGCACTATAGAGGAGAGCTTGACAAAAAAGAAAGAAAATTGCTCATAGCTGCAAATATAAACCAAAAATACAATATGCTCGTTCAACACTCAAAAGGAGCAGGGAAGCTGGGTCTATTGTTTTCCAATGATTATGAATTCATATTTGGCGATGGGTTTTATACAAATGTGGGGGCTTCTACTCAGAGCCTGTTTGGTGTAAAGGCTCTGATACCGCTTACGCCAAACATCGCAGTAATATGGTCGTCACCTATGACCTATAGTACGTATCCTAGATTAATGTCGATGCAGGTTGATAGAGAAATCGTTGAATTAGTTAATTATTCAGTTATGACCTATAGTACGTATCCTAGATTAATGTCGATGCAGGTTGATAGAGAAATCGTTGAATTAGTTAATTATTCAGTTCAAGTGTATTCAAAAGAATATTTATTTTATAAGTAATTATCCAAAAGTTATCGTGTATTTTTCGCCAAAGCCAGCCAGTATAGCTAACACCAGTTCCTTCATGTCCTTGTAGCTTTTATAGGCATCCAGCGGCAACCATTCATATTTGATTTTTCGCCAGAGTATTTCGATAGGATTGAGTTCAGGGCTGTAGGTTGGCAAAAAATGTAAGCAAATTCCCGCCAACATCCAATCTTCACGTTTACCAAGAAAGGCTTTGCTGGTTTGTATCGGGGCGTTATCCAGAATAACCAAGCAAGGTATTTTTGTTTGTGCAAATTCTTCGGCATAACGGTCAGCAAAGGCATTAAAGGCGGCGATGGCAGCTTGTGAGTCAACGCGCCCTTCCACCGTGTGGAAAAAACTATCGTTGTCTAGGCTCATAAAACCCAAGACATTCAAGCGTTTGCTCTGAGCTGTGAGTAGCCTGCGTGTTTCCCCCGTTTCTGCCACCCGTAAGGGACGCAAGGAGTTGTGGTAAAACCTGAACCATCGAAGTAGTAAATAAGCAACTTGCCAGCCGCCGCTTGCTGGTGGAGTAATGCTTGAATTTCCTGCTCACGCTTGAAAGCCACGGGGTCACGTTTATCTTTCAATGAGTTACGCATCCGCTTCCAGAGGTAGTGGAACTTTTTTTTAACAGGCGTTTCAAGGTGCTGGTACTGGCTACTTTCTGGGTTAGATCAGCCAGTTTGGTTTGAGCCGTCTTGATTTGGCGTGGCTCTTCGTCCACTAGGGTTTTCAACAACGCTACTTCAGCTTCTGTGTATATCCGGGGGCAACCAGAGCGGGGACGGTCGTAAAGTCCCAGCAGCCCTTCATGTTCCCAGCGGTCGAGCCACTCACTGATGGCATCGCGCCGTACATCCAAGATTGACCACAGTTCCGCAAGGGTAAAGCCGCGTGTACTCAACAAAATTGCTTGCGCACGTTGACGACAGCGGAATGTAGGGTGGTTCATATACATTTCCTGCAAGGTCACGCGGATTTCTTCAGGGATCGGCTGGGCAAATTTCATCGGTGCGGACATTCTTAAGTGACAAACTACCAGTTTACACCAGCAGGATCTTATACGTGGAAACTTCTAGCTAGTTACTTAGAACGCAAAAACCTAATTTAGCCACTGAATTCAAACGTTGCGAGCACTTAGTTTTTAATGGCACTGATAACCCAGTTACCAAGCTCATTAACTCATTAACTCATTAACTCATTAACTCATTAACTCATTAACTCATTAACTCATTAACTCATTAACTCATTAACTCATTAACTCATTAACTCATTAACTCATTAACTCATTAACTCATTAACTCATTAACTCATTAACTCATTAACTCATTAATTCCAGATCTTAGCGAAAAACGTGTCTTTATCTAAATTTCACATAACAATCAGCTTCACACGGATATTTTGTTCCGCTGACGCTCCACAAAATTCCGGTGAGCTGGGTCGTTGGCGTGGGGCAAAAAAAAAACGGTGTCACCGATTGAAGGCGTTTAAAAAGATGAGGTTTTCTTTGGCGACGACAAATGGTGACTATGTTCACTTGCCTCAACTAGTCATCTGTTTGATAAAGGGTAATCTTGCCATCAATCCGAAGCCTAAGCTAGGAATCCCAATGAGCGGGATGGCGTAGCTCATTTCACGCCCTAAACAAGCCAACGTGTTCGCACTACACCAATTATTGTAGGGATAGATGTAAATAAATCCAGACCATAACAGGATGATTGCACCCATTATAAACAGGATATTCATCAGGGTGGCTTGCCCATATCGAGCTAACAATATGAATGAGGGTATGCCCATAAAAATGCTGACCACCCAAGTGATTGGAATTAATATTATGGATAAATAAATGATGTTTCCGAGGTCAAACTCGCCTAAAAATATAATTGACAACAAAGTCCCCAGCGTTGCGCCGCTAATCGCCAATACACAGCGACGTACACTGACGTGATTGGAAGCGGGGGGAAAGCTCTGCCAAGGTTTACCAATCCAAAGAAAGCTAACGAGCAGTAAAAGACATAAAATTAGAACGGGAATACTCAGCTTATAAATTAGATAATCCAGCCCCATTTATTTATCTCTTGATTGGTTGCGCATATAATCGAAAATATTGCTATCGACTTTTTTCCATAATGGATCAGACAGCCAATTATTCAGGGTTCCCATGTTGCCAGTGCCCTCACCAAAGGTATTGATGCTAATACTGTCCTGAGATTCACTGACCCAGCGTTTAACAATGCCGGGATCAAGTAGATGTTTTCCTTCTTGTGTAATGTTATAAACTTTTGCCCCATTGTCATAGACTTCATGTCGTACATAACCAACAGGGGTAGCGAAACCAGTTTGCTCGTCTTTGATGGGTTCGCCTGATGCACCCGGTGCAGGGTAGCGTAGCAATCCCTGTACGGCAGTATCGTGGATACACCAAGATTCAGTTTTAGAGCAAGAGTTAGCGGTTACATAATGATGATAGGCTGGGTGTTGGTCATCAAAGGATGGGACACCATCATCATCGAAGCCCAAGACACCATTATTGGTTTCGCCTGCCTCAGCATTGTTTATACCGAAAACATTTGTAGCTAATGTGTCAAGAATTTTTGCCAGCGATGTTTGTTCTGTTTTTAGTGGGTGACTTTGTTCACTCAAAAGTGTATCAAAGCTGATATTTTTTGCACGGTTAGTTATTTTTTCAGAACTATTCTTAATGGCATCTAGTCCATTGTTTTGGAAAGTGTGTATGGTATTCATAATCCTTTCTTTTTGTCTATTCCTAAGCGATGATATATAGTTCAAGTTGCCGTCCACCTGTATTTTTGGTGATGAGTGGCAGTTATAAAAGGATAATCGGTGCTGGTTTCCATTACCGCCTCAACGCCTGCAATCGTTTTCACCACATCACGGCTCAACACCTCGTTGTCATCGGCGGTAATCAGCGCATCATTTCAATGCGGATGCCAGTATTTCAACACTCAGGGTCAACATCCTCGGTAGGGGAAATGGATTCATCTTGTGACTGAGACCAACCCAAGTGCCAACGAGAACATCGACGACGGACGCGGTGACAGCCCGCGATTTTACCCAACTTACTCCCCGCCGCGCCCGTCACAACATGGCGTTGTCTGCACATAGACTCCTCACACGCTTGACAAAATTCAGAAAAGAAAATACTGTCTAGTCTGTCTAGTTTGATGTGAGATTAGAGCTATGGAACAGAACGTATGGCAACTCCAAGATGCAAAAAGCAAATTCAGCCAATTAGTCGATAGTGCAATACACCACAGACCTCAGTTTGTAACTAAGCATGGGAGCAATGCTGTCGTTATCATTTCATTTGAAGACTATGTAAAATTTATTAAGCCAAAAGATGATTTGGTGTCGTTCTTCAGAAACTCGCCTCTGGCAGAAAGTGAGATTGATTTCTCAAGAAATAAAGATATGCCCAGAGATATTGAACTATGAAGTACCTGCTAGATACCTGTGTTATCTCTGAGGTAATAAAGAGAGAACCCAACAAAAATGTTATCTCATGGTTACAAGCCCAAAATGAAGATGATTTATTTTTAAGTATATTGACGTTCGGTGAGATACAAAAAGGGATTCAAAAAGATCCCGATCAAAGCAGAAAGAAGAAGTTAAAAATATGGGTTGAAGAAGATTTAAAAAAACGCTTTGAAAATCGAATTATCCCCATTGACTTGAAAGTTGTGACTAACTGGGGTTCTATTCAAGGTTTAGCGGAACTAGCTGGAAGAACAATGCCAACCTTGGATGGGCTTATAGCCGTCTCAGGATTAACTTATAACTGTACTATAGCCACAAGAAACACCTCAGACATGGAACAAAGCACAGCAGAGCTATTCAATCCTTGGGAATACAAGGAATAGAATTGCTCGAGAGACTGTAAACTGAACTGTGTAACTGCTATATAACGTGAATCCCAAGAAGGAGCAGTAACATGGAACGCCTCGACCCGAAACTCATGGATGACTTACTCAGCGATTGCAAAACGCCTGCTGATGTCAAAAACCTTTACAGCCAGCTCTTGCAGCGGATGATCAACCGCAGCTTGGAAGCCGAATTGGATGTGCACCTAAACTACGACAAGGGTGAGCGTAGCGAAGCCGGGCAACGGCGCAGCAATACCCGTAACGGCAAAGGCAACAAGACCATCAAAGGCGAATTTGGTGAGTTGCAGGTAGAGACACCGCGTGACCGTGATGGCAGCTTTGAGCCGAAGTTGATACAAAAACGCCAAATACGGTTAGCAGGGATGGAAGAACACATCCTGACGCTGTACGCCAAAGGCATGACCACCCGCGACATCGAAGACACGATCAAACGCCTGTACGGGGTGGACATCTCGCATACGCTGATCGCGGAAGTAACCGAAGCCGTTCAGGGCGAAGCTAAAGCGTGGCAGACGCGAGCACTGGATAATATCTACCCGATTGTCTGGCTCGATGGGATTGTCGTTAAAGTTCAACAAGATAAGCAGGTCATCAATAAATCAGCCCATGTGGTATTGGCGGTCAACTTACGCGGTGAAAAGGACGTGTTGGGCATCTGGTTGGCAGAAAATGAAGGTGCCAAGTTCTGGTTATCGGTCTTGACGGAACTACGCCACCGGGGCGTACAAGACATCTACGTGGCGTGCATGGATGGCTTAAA encodes:
- a CDS encoding glycosyltransferase; the encoded protein is MATVIVPAHNEATVIRQCLDSLVNQAGLDTLIVACNGCTDDTALLVRAHYPQAICLDIATPSKVNALNEAEQYITSWPVFYIDADTRLSPDAIQVISTAMQDGKTLLAAPEPMIDTRLSSWSVRQFYRVWLQLPYIRDGVVATCSYVISQAGHQRFTRFPSVINDDGFVRCQFERGERRNIPGAQIFISAPRNLSSLIKIKTRARLGNQQLAAAKLCTCAEKKPYSRILREKLFSREAVPVLIYLAITLVIRVRAAWQYRNVQTYQWEKDQTSRTTAAGE
- a CDS encoding undecaprenyl-phosphate glucose phosphotransferase; translated protein: MENIKVDKKISSEFIYRIADTLIILGILILASLYSKAYNIEGYWAAGFGASLLFGFVGRFTEIYTSWSGRPFLRDEVIRIIVTWLTTFLFLIFVIFTVKTSAEFSRFVLISWLVVTPALLILNRYALRALLASLKRVGINNRTIAIAGITEQGIRFAQSLERQPDSGFQIAGFYDLEDNTCTTKLPDSFACIGNQAAMIEAARNGEWDQIYLAPNATQQSASLGLINKLSESITPIRLIPDNFINTLIHTRYLEIADTPVLCIYDSPLSAQHAFIKRIEDVLVGLLILVLVAPLMLIIATIIKLTSPGPVLFKQTRHGLRGEKFQVLKFRTMTVCENGSDIKQATRNDHRITRIGAFLRKTSLDELPQFLNVLQGNMSIVGPRPHAVAHNEEYRQLIPGYMLRHLMKPGITGLAQVNGWRGETDTLFKMQKRVEYDMEYIHRWSLGLDIKIILVTAFKTLHDKNAY
- a CDS encoding acyltransferase family protein is translated as MKLEQLTFTRYIAALSVVFFHYGAQIFPANIPWLNPILAAGPIAVSYFYVLSGFIMAIAYYRPGNTAPFKGGRYWLARFARIYPIYVLALLLMIGAKINGAGSDALTVSLSLSMLQAWVPGYPLTLNAPGWSISVEMFFYLCFPLLMLVVKRHHLPWLTLGMAGLWLVTQILHTSLLNTAGYQAFSPLHDFIYYHPVMHLSTFLMGFVAGVWLRLGKFQYFAQAGVNAISLIAVLSVTLLLLAWRETFINTTGIAVDYTNGLIAPLFISLIVLLAINTSALRDWLSHQWLVLLGEASFSLYILQKPLHGIYESLVGRWLDTGSASYFYLFIILLTVAAIVSFQWIETPFRRFINAFGSSSDKSGESRHRKGRLT
- a CDS encoding GumC family protein, translating into MQQDKHNTSHNRGNHPQRLEAKPQDTLDLREFWKTLVRHKRMILVMSGATLALALLFTLGSKNVYRATATLQIERESTKVMNFDFLELSGDIRDTRDFYQTQFELIRSRALAAQVIKDLKLDDKLSSTSPLTSVKQWLGIASKPTEPSALENAFLENLSVEPVKTSRLVLVHYDSSNPEQAAQIANAVVATFQKMNTERRINTTDDAKTYLEASVKESKAKLDESVQRLDTYSKENSIIIVNDKIETTTSLQLNNLAADLQKVEKDLAEKESIYAILSDKTKPMTERVGALQENVAYIQTLLKNLDDLKALNAKAPNANLRKQIRQREDEVEMHINVKRGALPGEIENLKNNKRAFLESEAKAKAAAIQEQEKFIAYGTLRRQVEINQELYQDLFKRLNQVSIAGGIAANNIAIIDDAQVPLKKFKPNLLTNLSFGALLGMLLGISAAFLREFMDDTVKNANELERISQLAILGVVPEVLNNTPSQLAQLTIKEPKSSVAEAFRSLRTAMRFVLRNDNSVVFVTSACAGEGKSTTATNLACAYANAGSRVLLIDADLRNPSLHRTLDVHATTGLADYLQGNIDTSELVQATAFSNLSLIPAGKLPEDPSELLSSPSMKALLATARTEYDHILIDGPPVLGLADALVLASLADTTLIAVRAENTRMAAVTNALKRLRQANASLSGLLLNRVALHRGGSYGYDYSNYYYNDDKQTEAGAAKKGVVTTLRSLKLL
- a CDS encoding CopD family protein, with translation MSIALTFHILAIVIWVGGMFFAYMALRPAAASVLEPQQRLTLWSAVFARFFPWVWLAVISILASGYWMLLGPFGGMANAPIFVHIMNGLGLLMMAIFAYVYFAPYRQLRQAVFGMRWQEGGKALSSIRTLIGLNLSIGLITIAIGAGGKYFL
- a CDS encoding DUF4238 domain-containing protein, which encodes MSKRKLIKGEKHHWWPKGLSKNWGDERGLVHRIDWSGKEVTSKPKEFGQISDGHNILFDVDTPWNSTIEHFFDEPDKKFPKIVRWLESIKRDCKDINASEISLSTDQIEDNNFDVTRECLISLIVRSPKYRNAQAAFVEHYRGELDKKERKLLIAANINQKYNMLVQHSKGAGKLGLLFSNDYEFIFGDGFYTNVGASTQSLFGVKALIPLTPNIAVIWSSPMTYSTYPRLMSMQVDREIVELVNYSVMTYSTYPRLMSMQVDREIVELVNYSVQVYSKEYLFYK